From the Salmo trutta chromosome 2, fSalTru1.1, whole genome shotgun sequence genome, one window contains:
- the LOC115148648 gene encoding uncharacterized protein DDB_G0286299-like, whose protein sequence is MERESSAPSLARTEESSAPSLARTEESSAPSLARTEESSAPSLARTEESSAPSLARTEESSAPSLARTEESSAPSLVRTEESSAPSLARTEERSAPSLARTEESSAPSLARTEERSAPSLARTEESSAPSLARTEESSAPSLARTEESSAPSLARTEESSAPSLARTEESSAPSLARTEERSAPSLARTEERSAPSLARTEERSAPSLARTEESSAPSLASTEERSAPSLARTEESSAPSLARTEESSAPSLARTEESSAPSLARTEDSSAPSLARTEESSAPSLARTEESSAPSLARTEESSAPSLARTEDSSAPSLARTEDSSAPSLARTEESSAPLQAL, encoded by the exons atggagaga GAGAGCAGTGCCCCTTCTCTagccaggacagaggagagcagtGCCCCTTCTCTagccaggacagaggagagcagtGCCCCTTCTCTagccaggacagaggagagcagtGCCCCTTCTCTagccaggacagaggagagcagtGCCCCTTCTCTagccaggacagaggagagcagtGCCCCTTCTCTagccaggacagaggagagcagtGCCCCTTCTCTAGTcaggacagaggagagcagtGCCCCTTCTCTagccaggacagaggagagaagtgCCCCTTCTCTagccaggacagaggagagcagtGCCCCTTCTCTagccaggacagaggagagaagtgCCCCTTCTCTagccaggacagaggagagcagtGCCCCTTCTCTagccaggacagaggagagcagtGCCCCTTCTCTagccaggacagaggagagcagtGCCCCTTCTCTagccaggacagaggagagcagtGCCCCTTCTCTagccaggacagaggagagcagtGCCCCTTCTCTagccaggacagaggagagaagtgCCCCTTCTCTagccaggacagaggagagaagtgCCCCTTCTCTagccaggacagaggagagaagtgCCCCTTCTCTagccaggacagaggagagcagtGCCCCTTCTCTAGCCAGTACAGAGGAAAGAAGTGCCCCTTCTCTagccaggacagaggagagcagtGCCCCTTCTCTagccaggacagaggagagcagtGCCCCTTCTCTagccaggacagaggagagcagtGCCCCTTCTCTAGCCAGGACAGAGGACAGCAGTGCCCCTTCTCTagccaggacagaggagagcagtGCCCCTTCTCTagccaggacagaggagagcagtGCCCCTTCTCTagccaggacagaggagagcagtGCCCCTTCTCTAGCCAGGACAGAGGACAGCAGTGCCCCTTCTCTAGCCAGGACAGAGGACAGCAGTGCCCCTTCTCTagccaggacagaggagagcagtGCCCCTTTGCAAGCTTTGTGA